In Thermospira aquatica, the following proteins share a genomic window:
- a CDS encoding SpoIIE family protein phosphatase, protein MNLYRREVVLPQPGENRQEILDFLQRVLGFVSYELLVASQQSIVDIKRSTTLPFSSFSSFLGEINSSGVDHVVQIYDVGPLDSLVSPLYSPKKHVLWVYVFPLYPFDVKYFLILVMPKSMVKKKQISLASFLIRQFFLNLYLEEETKRYKESQEFLFSVFNKNPVGLVITGSDGVIRKYNREFFDLAGEVRRIQFVIGEDLFDVLVRHQNLDVLKMYKELYLHIKGIPLYEDTGSIRGYIFSIVNETKNYLLSQKISQSEEQFKQLFQQLPVGLVIFEPSGKIYLANEAFLFLIGMYNDVELYQKHISDILNVTDTDFRNILQQVQKNPLLYFRVGLRPQYGNRVFSVHIRPLLLGEKEVFQATLEDVSLENELYRQLDEKSKRVEEELMTAKRVWEHILTVPTIYNSRIRFEVFSKPSSHLGGDFYDLFALDDTHIGVVVADVSGHGVSAALITSMLKIYFEFNPKDPHKISDVLRYLHYILSKVLPPDQFVTLFYGVIDTKTSTISYINCGNPKPLFFSPTTKSVSSLEGMAPPLGSIHSVVFSDYIHSQKLSDNTRLLFYTDGLFVFRNEGGFFNHEKLADLFARHAERQISRVLPEMYDTLLRSYFPLTEDDATMVMVVLEPPFRTKQYLSLPSNVLEIDHAIVKIQANILSVADLNDDEKWRLYTALYEALINAVEHGNRFDVQKRVHVFYRVLKQAIVIKVRDEGKGFVVEDVPNPLDKQNLLKPSGRGIFMMRKLMTRVKYNRTGNEVVMLLRFEKPVCEEKV, encoded by the coding sequence TTGAATCTCTATCGGCGAGAAGTTGTTCTTCCTCAGCCGGGAGAAAATCGTCAGGAGATTCTCGATTTTCTTCAGAGAGTATTGGGTTTTGTTTCTTATGAGCTCTTGGTTGCCTCCCAGCAAAGTATTGTGGATATAAAACGTTCAACAACGCTGCCTTTTTCGTCGTTTTCTTCCTTTCTTGGAGAGATCAATTCTTCCGGTGTGGATCATGTTGTTCAGATTTACGATGTAGGTCCTCTTGATTCTCTTGTGTCGCCGCTTTATTCTCCTAAAAAACACGTGTTATGGGTGTATGTTTTTCCTCTTTATCCCTTTGATGTGAAGTATTTTCTGATTCTTGTTATGCCCAAAAGTATGGTCAAGAAAAAACAGATCTCTCTGGCCTCTTTCTTGATACGTCAGTTTTTTCTTAATCTTTATCTCGAAGAAGAGACAAAACGTTATAAAGAGAGTCAGGAATTTCTTTTTAGTGTTTTTAACAAAAATCCTGTTGGTTTGGTGATTACGGGGTCTGATGGGGTTATTCGTAAGTACAATCGAGAATTTTTTGATCTCGCAGGAGAGGTGAGACGAATCCAATTTGTTATAGGTGAAGATCTTTTTGACGTGTTGGTTCGTCATCAAAACCTTGATGTTTTGAAAATGTACAAAGAACTCTATCTTCATATAAAAGGAATCCCTCTTTATGAAGATACGGGAAGTATACGCGGGTATATTTTTTCCATTGTCAATGAGACAAAAAATTATCTCCTTTCCCAGAAGATTTCTCAGAGCGAAGAACAATTTAAACAACTCTTTCAGCAGCTTCCAGTGGGATTGGTTATTTTTGAACCGAGTGGAAAGATCTATCTGGCGAATGAGGCTTTTTTGTTTCTTATAGGGATGTACAATGATGTTGAATTATATCAAAAGCATATTAGTGATATTTTGAATGTGACGGATACAGATTTTCGTAATATTCTTCAGCAGGTTCAAAAAAATCCTTTGCTCTATTTTCGGGTAGGGCTTCGTCCTCAGTATGGGAATCGGGTTTTTTCGGTACATATTCGTCCCTTGCTGTTGGGTGAGAAGGAGGTTTTTCAGGCTACTCTTGAGGATGTAAGTCTGGAGAATGAGCTCTATCGTCAACTTGATGAAAAGTCTAAGCGTGTCGAAGAAGAATTGATGACGGCAAAAAGAGTATGGGAACATATTCTTACGGTGCCTACGATTTATAATTCTCGTATACGGTTTGAGGTTTTTTCTAAACCATCCTCGCATTTGGGGGGAGATTTTTACGATCTCTTTGCCCTGGATGATACGCATATAGGTGTGGTGGTGGCGGATGTTTCTGGCCATGGGGTTTCGGCAGCACTTATTACATCTATGCTTAAGATTTATTTTGAGTTTAATCCCAAGGATCCTCACAAGATTTCGGATGTACTCCGGTATCTTCATTATATCCTTTCTAAAGTTTTGCCTCCAGATCAGTTTGTGACACTTTTTTATGGGGTTATTGATACAAAGACTTCTACTATTAGCTATATTAACTGCGGAAATCCAAAGCCCCTCTTTTTTTCTCCTACAACCAAGAGTGTAAGTAGCCTCGAGGGAATGGCTCCTCCGCTCGGAAGTATCCACTCGGTGGTATTTTCTGATTATATCCACTCTCAGAAGCTTTCAGATAATACAAGACTTTTATTTTACACAGATGGGTTGTTTGTTTTTCGTAATGAGGGAGGGTTTTTCAATCATGAAAAATTAGCTGATTTGTTTGCTCGTCATGCTGAGCGGCAGATTTCTCGTGTGCTTCCGGAAATGTATGATACATTGTTACGGTCTTATTTTCCGTTAACGGAGGATGATGCAACTATGGTGATGGTTGTTCTGGAACCCCCGTTTCGTACGAAACAGTATCTTTCTTTGCCTTCGAATGTTCTGGAGATTGATCACGCTATTGTCAAAATTCAGGCAAACATTCTCTCGGTGGCGGACCTCAATGATGATGAAAAATGGCGGTTGTATACGGCTCTGTACGAGGCTTTGATTAACGCTGTGGAACATGGGAATCGTTTTGATGTTCAGAAACGTGTTCATGTTTTTTATCGTGTTCTTAAGCAGGCTATTGTGATTAAAGTCCGTGATGAAGGAAAAGGTTTTGTGGTTGAGGATGTGCCGAATCCACTGGATAAACAAAATCTTCTCAAACCCTCAGGACGTGGCATCTTTATGATGCGTAAACTGATGACGCGGGTGAAGTATAACAGGACGGGAAATGAAGTGGTCATGTTGTTGCGTTTTGAAAAACCGGTCTGTGAGGAGAAGGTGTGA
- a CDS encoding STAS domain-containing protein has product MKYELSDYNGKTLLKIKENLVTDPDAREFKEVLTNLIDSGKKEIIIDFTDMVFIGSSGIGKLLLAYKRLDDMGGKLYVTGLNKDIRDLFVTFRLNEFFQIVDDLSQIK; this is encoded by the coding sequence ATGAAGTATGAACTCTCTGATTATAATGGCAAAACTCTTCTTAAAATCAAAGAAAATCTTGTTACAGATCCCGATGCCAGGGAGTTTAAGGAAGTGTTGACCAATCTGATTGATAGTGGGAAAAAAGAGATCATCATAGATTTTACGGACATGGTTTTTATCGGGAGCAGTGGTATTGGCAAGCTTCTCCTGGCGTACAAGCGTCTGGATGATATGGGCGGTAAGCTTTATGTTACGGGTCTTAATAAAGACATTAGAGATCTGTTTGTTACTTTTCGGCTGAATGAATTTTTTCAAATTGTTGATGATTTGAGCCAGATTAAGTAA